Proteins from a single region of Papaver somniferum cultivar HN1 unplaced genomic scaffold, ASM357369v1 unplaced-scaffold_70, whole genome shotgun sequence:
- the LOC113344057 gene encoding uncharacterized protein LOC113344057 isoform X1, translating into MAMHIRVKREKTTYFVQCDPTETILDIKQKLHTLIDQPVNDQRLILLETGHVLEDSKTLADQKMIQSLRISKLTSQMKCTVPVKQMGSEFGKLKRLSSKMEYGDLLSFVSVRWLVDFYTYIISL; encoded by the exons ATG GCTATGCATATTCGTGTTAAGCGTGAAAAGACAACCTACTTTGTACAATGTGATCCAACGGAGACAATTTTAGATATCAAGCAGAAGTTGCACACACTCATCGATCAACCAGTTAATGATCAGCGCTTGATATTATTAGAAACTGGTCATGTATTAGAGGATTCCAAGACATTGGCAGATCAAAAG ATGATACAGAGTTTGAGGATATCAAAATTAACCAGCCAGATGAAATGCACAGTCCCCGTGAAGCAGATGGGTTCTGAATTTGGTAAGCTGAAAAGATTATCTTCCAAGATGGAGTACGGCGATTTGTTGTCATTTGTAAGTGTCAGATGGCTCGTGGATTTCTATACTTATATTATAAGTTTATAA
- the LOC113344057 gene encoding uncharacterized protein LOC113344057 isoform X2 codes for MAMHIRVKREKTTYFVQCDPTETILDIKQKLHTLIDQPVNDQRLILLETGHVLEDSKTLADQKVENDVIVALTLRKDDTEFEDIKINQPDEMHSPREADGF; via the exons ATG GCTATGCATATTCGTGTTAAGCGTGAAAAGACAACCTACTTTGTACAATGTGATCCAACGGAGACAATTTTAGATATCAAGCAGAAGTTGCACACACTCATCGATCAACCAGTTAATGATCAGCGCTTGATATTATTAGAAACTGGTCATGTATTAGAGGATTCCAAGACATTGGCAGATCAAAAG GTTGAAAATGATGTTATAGTAGCACTAACATTGAGGAAAG ATGATACAGAGTTTGAGGATATCAAAATTAACCAGCCAGATGAAATGCACAGTCCCCGTGAAGCAGATGGGTTCTGA